A region of Falco peregrinus isolate bFalPer1 chromosome 13, bFalPer1.pri, whole genome shotgun sequence DNA encodes the following proteins:
- the NLGN3 gene encoding neuroligin-3 isoform X1 translates to MWLILWRSPLLPPVLQVPELVASWDLRLALWVLSFASAVVRMEGQVYSPTVNTHYGKLRGVRVPLPSEILGPVDQYLGVPYAAPPVGEKRFMPPEPPPSWSGIRNATHFSPVCPQNIHNAVPEIMLPIWFTSNLDIVATYIQDPNEDCLYLNIYIPTEDVKRISKECTRKPNKKICRKGGASAKKQGEDLADNDGDEDEDIRDSGAKPVMVYIHGGSYMEGTGNMIDGSVLASYGNVIVITLNYRVGVLGFLSTGDQAAKGNYGLLDQIQALRWVSENIAFFGGDPLRITVFGSGIGASCVSLLTLSHHSEGLFQRAIIQSGSALSSWAVNYQPVKYTSMLADKVGCNVLDTVDMVDCLRQKSAKELVEQDIQPARYHVAFGPVIDGDVIPDDPEILMEQGEFLNYDIMLGVNQGEGLKFVEGVVDPEDGVSGSDFDYSVSNFVDNLYGYPEGKDTLRETIKFMYTDWADRDNPETRRKTLVALFTDHQWVEPSVVTADLHARYGSPTYFYAFYHHCQSLMKPAWSDAAHGDEVPYVFGIPMIGPTDLFPCNFSKNDVMLSAVVMTYWTNFAKTGDPNKPVPQDTKFIHTKANRFEEVAWSKYNPRDQLYLHIGLKPRVRDHYRATKVAFWKHLVPHLYNLHDMFHYTSTTTKVPPPDTTQNSHITRRPNGKIWTTKRPAISPAYNSENGKEKWSPEQEAGTLLESPRDYSTELSVTIAVGASLLFLNVLAFAALYYRKDKRRQDTHQQPSPQRGAANDVAHAPDEEMPSLQVSQGHHECEAVPPHDALRLAALPDYTLTLRRSPDDIPLMTPNTITMIPNSLVGLQTLHPYNTFTAGFNSTGLPHSHSTTRV, encoded by the exons ATGTGGCTGATACTCTGGAGAAGCCCTCTCTTGCCCCCTGTTCTCCAAGTGCCTGAGCTGGTGGCCAGCTGGGACCTGCGTCTTGCACTCTGGGTCCTGAGCTTCGCCTCGGCAGTTGTGCGGATGGAGGGCCAGGTCTACTCACCGACTGTCAACACGCACTATGGGAAGTTACGGGGGGTCCGTGTGCCACTGCCCAGCGAGATCCTGGGGCCCGTGGACCAGTACCTGGGGGTGCCTTACGCTGCCCCTCCCGTCGGGGAGAAGAGATTCATGCCTCCCGAGCCACCGCCGTCCTGGTCGGGCATCAGGAACGCTACCCACTTCTCGCCGGTCTGCCCGCAGAACATCCACAATGCCGTTCCTGAGATCATGCTGCCCATCTGGTTTACCTCCAATTTGGATATCGTGGCCACGTACATCCAGGACCCCAACGAGGACTGTCTGTACCTCAACATCTACATCCCCACAGAGGATG TAAAACGGATTTCCAAGGAATGCACCCGAAAGCCCAACAAGAAAATATGTAGGAAAGGAG GAGCCAGCGCTAAGAAACAGGGCGAGGACTTAGCGGATAATGACGGTGATGAAGACGAAG ACATCCGGGACAGCGGGGCCAAGCCAGTGATGGTGTATATCCACGGTGGTTCATACATGGAGGGCACAGGGAACATGATAGACGGCAGCGTCCTGGCTAGCTACGGGAACGTGATTGTCATCACCCTGAACTACCGCGTTGGAGTGCTCG GATTCCTGAGCACAGGGGACCAGGCTGCCAAGGGCAATTATGGGCTGCTGGACCAGATACAGGCCCTGCGCTGGGTCAGCGAGAACATCGCCTTCTTTGGGGGAGATCCCTTGCGGATCACCGTCTTCGGCTCTGGCATCGGTGCCTCCTGCGTCAGCCTGCTTACCCTCTCTCACCACTCTGAAG GTCTCTTCCAGAGAGCCATCATCCAGAGCGGCTCTGCGCTCTCCAGCTGGGCGGTGAACTACCAGCCTGTGAAGTACACCAGCATGCTGGCCGACAAGGTGGGCTGCAATGTGTTGGACACAGTGGACATGGTGGACTGCCTGCGGCAGAAGAGTGCTAAGGAGCTGGTGGAGCAAGACATCCAGCCGGCTCGTTACCATGTGGCCTTTGGGCCGGTAATTGATGGGGATGTGATCCCGGATGACCCAGAGATCCTGATGGAGCAGGGCGAGTTCCTCAACTACGATATCATGCTGGGGGTCAACCAGGGCGAGGGGCTGAAATTCGTGGAGGGCGTGGTGGACCCTGAGGACGGCGTCTCGGGCAGTGACTTTGACTACTCAGTCTCCAACTTTGTAGATAACCTGTACGGCTACCCCGAGGGCAAGGACACCTTGCGGGAGACCATCAAGTTCATGTACACGGACTGGGCTGACAGGGACAACCCCGAGACACGCCGCAAGACTCTGGTGGCCCTCTTCACTGACCACCAGTGGGTAGAGCCGTCGGTGGTGACGGCTGACCTGCACGCCCGCTATGGCTCTCCCACCTACTTCTATGCCTTCTACCACCACTGCCAGAGCCTGATGAAGCCTGCGTGGTCCGACGCGGCCCACGGGGACGAGGTGCCTTACGTGTTCGGGATCCCGATGATTGGCCCCACAGACCTCTTTCCCTGCAACTTCTCCAAGaatgatgtcatgctcagcgCTGTGGTGATGACCTACTGGACCAACTTTGCCAAGACAGG GGACCCCAACAAGCCTGTCCCCCAGGACACCAAGTTCATCCACACCAAGGCCAACCGGTTTGAGGAGGTGGCCTGGTCCAAGTACAACCCCCGTGACCAGCTGTACCTGCACATCGGGCTGAAGCCACGGGTACGTGACCACTACCGGGCCACCAAGGTGGCTTTCTGGAAGCACCTGGTCCCTCACCTGTACAACCTGCACGACATGTTCCACTacacctccaccaccaccaaagtGCCGCCGCCTGACACCACGCAGAACTCCCACATTACCCGCCGGCCCAATGGCAAGATCTGGACCACCAAGCGCCCCGCCATCTCACCTGCCTACAACAGTGAGAACGGGAAGGAGAAGTGGAGCCCGGAGCAGGAGGCGGGCACCCTGCTGGAGAGCCCTCGTGATTACTCCACCGAGCTGAGTGTCACCATTGCTGTGGgtgcctccctcctcttcctcaacGTGCTGGCCTTTGCTGCTCTCTACTACCGCAAGGACAAGCGCCGGCAGGACACGCACCAGCAGCCTAGCCCCCAGCGCGGTGCCGCCAACGACGTTGCCCACGCGCCCGATGAGGAGATGCCCTCCTTGCAGGTGAGCCAGGGGCACCACGAGTGTGAGGCTGTGCCGC
- the NLGN3 gene encoding neuroligin-3 isoform X2, with protein sequence MWLILWRSPLLPPVLQVPELVASWDLRLALWVLSFASAVVRMEGQVYSPTVNTHYGKLRGVRVPLPSEILGPVDQYLGVPYAAPPVGEKRFMPPEPPPSWSGIRNATHFSPVCPQNIHNAVPEIMLPIWFTSNLDIVATYIQDPNEDCLYLNIYIPTEDGASAKKQGEDLADNDGDEDEDIRDSGAKPVMVYIHGGSYMEGTGNMIDGSVLASYGNVIVITLNYRVGVLGFLSTGDQAAKGNYGLLDQIQALRWVSENIAFFGGDPLRITVFGSGIGASCVSLLTLSHHSEGLFQRAIIQSGSALSSWAVNYQPVKYTSMLADKVGCNVLDTVDMVDCLRQKSAKELVEQDIQPARYHVAFGPVIDGDVIPDDPEILMEQGEFLNYDIMLGVNQGEGLKFVEGVVDPEDGVSGSDFDYSVSNFVDNLYGYPEGKDTLRETIKFMYTDWADRDNPETRRKTLVALFTDHQWVEPSVVTADLHARYGSPTYFYAFYHHCQSLMKPAWSDAAHGDEVPYVFGIPMIGPTDLFPCNFSKNDVMLSAVVMTYWTNFAKTGDPNKPVPQDTKFIHTKANRFEEVAWSKYNPRDQLYLHIGLKPRVRDHYRATKVAFWKHLVPHLYNLHDMFHYTSTTTKVPPPDTTQNSHITRRPNGKIWTTKRPAISPAYNSENGKEKWSPEQEAGTLLESPRDYSTELSVTIAVGASLLFLNVLAFAALYYRKDKRRQDTHQQPSPQRGAANDVAHAPDEEMPSLQVSQGHHECEAVPPHDALRLAALPDYTLTLRRSPDDIPLMTPNTITMIPNSLVGLQTLHPYNTFTAGFNSTGLPHSHSTTRV encoded by the exons ATGTGGCTGATACTCTGGAGAAGCCCTCTCTTGCCCCCTGTTCTCCAAGTGCCTGAGCTGGTGGCCAGCTGGGACCTGCGTCTTGCACTCTGGGTCCTGAGCTTCGCCTCGGCAGTTGTGCGGATGGAGGGCCAGGTCTACTCACCGACTGTCAACACGCACTATGGGAAGTTACGGGGGGTCCGTGTGCCACTGCCCAGCGAGATCCTGGGGCCCGTGGACCAGTACCTGGGGGTGCCTTACGCTGCCCCTCCCGTCGGGGAGAAGAGATTCATGCCTCCCGAGCCACCGCCGTCCTGGTCGGGCATCAGGAACGCTACCCACTTCTCGCCGGTCTGCCCGCAGAACATCCACAATGCCGTTCCTGAGATCATGCTGCCCATCTGGTTTACCTCCAATTTGGATATCGTGGCCACGTACATCCAGGACCCCAACGAGGACTGTCTGTACCTCAACATCTACATCCCCACAGAGGATG GAGCCAGCGCTAAGAAACAGGGCGAGGACTTAGCGGATAATGACGGTGATGAAGACGAAG ACATCCGGGACAGCGGGGCCAAGCCAGTGATGGTGTATATCCACGGTGGTTCATACATGGAGGGCACAGGGAACATGATAGACGGCAGCGTCCTGGCTAGCTACGGGAACGTGATTGTCATCACCCTGAACTACCGCGTTGGAGTGCTCG GATTCCTGAGCACAGGGGACCAGGCTGCCAAGGGCAATTATGGGCTGCTGGACCAGATACAGGCCCTGCGCTGGGTCAGCGAGAACATCGCCTTCTTTGGGGGAGATCCCTTGCGGATCACCGTCTTCGGCTCTGGCATCGGTGCCTCCTGCGTCAGCCTGCTTACCCTCTCTCACCACTCTGAAG GTCTCTTCCAGAGAGCCATCATCCAGAGCGGCTCTGCGCTCTCCAGCTGGGCGGTGAACTACCAGCCTGTGAAGTACACCAGCATGCTGGCCGACAAGGTGGGCTGCAATGTGTTGGACACAGTGGACATGGTGGACTGCCTGCGGCAGAAGAGTGCTAAGGAGCTGGTGGAGCAAGACATCCAGCCGGCTCGTTACCATGTGGCCTTTGGGCCGGTAATTGATGGGGATGTGATCCCGGATGACCCAGAGATCCTGATGGAGCAGGGCGAGTTCCTCAACTACGATATCATGCTGGGGGTCAACCAGGGCGAGGGGCTGAAATTCGTGGAGGGCGTGGTGGACCCTGAGGACGGCGTCTCGGGCAGTGACTTTGACTACTCAGTCTCCAACTTTGTAGATAACCTGTACGGCTACCCCGAGGGCAAGGACACCTTGCGGGAGACCATCAAGTTCATGTACACGGACTGGGCTGACAGGGACAACCCCGAGACACGCCGCAAGACTCTGGTGGCCCTCTTCACTGACCACCAGTGGGTAGAGCCGTCGGTGGTGACGGCTGACCTGCACGCCCGCTATGGCTCTCCCACCTACTTCTATGCCTTCTACCACCACTGCCAGAGCCTGATGAAGCCTGCGTGGTCCGACGCGGCCCACGGGGACGAGGTGCCTTACGTGTTCGGGATCCCGATGATTGGCCCCACAGACCTCTTTCCCTGCAACTTCTCCAAGaatgatgtcatgctcagcgCTGTGGTGATGACCTACTGGACCAACTTTGCCAAGACAGG GGACCCCAACAAGCCTGTCCCCCAGGACACCAAGTTCATCCACACCAAGGCCAACCGGTTTGAGGAGGTGGCCTGGTCCAAGTACAACCCCCGTGACCAGCTGTACCTGCACATCGGGCTGAAGCCACGGGTACGTGACCACTACCGGGCCACCAAGGTGGCTTTCTGGAAGCACCTGGTCCCTCACCTGTACAACCTGCACGACATGTTCCACTacacctccaccaccaccaaagtGCCGCCGCCTGACACCACGCAGAACTCCCACATTACCCGCCGGCCCAATGGCAAGATCTGGACCACCAAGCGCCCCGCCATCTCACCTGCCTACAACAGTGAGAACGGGAAGGAGAAGTGGAGCCCGGAGCAGGAGGCGGGCACCCTGCTGGAGAGCCCTCGTGATTACTCCACCGAGCTGAGTGTCACCATTGCTGTGGgtgcctccctcctcttcctcaacGTGCTGGCCTTTGCTGCTCTCTACTACCGCAAGGACAAGCGCCGGCAGGACACGCACCAGCAGCCTAGCCCCCAGCGCGGTGCCGCCAACGACGTTGCCCACGCGCCCGATGAGGAGATGCCCTCCTTGCAGGTGAGCCAGGGGCACCACGAGTGTGAGGCTGTGCCGC
- the NLGN3 gene encoding neuroligin-3 isoform X3, which translates to MWLILWRSPLLPPVLQVPELVASWDLRLALWVLSFASAVVRMEGQVYSPTVNTHYGKLRGVRVPLPSEILGPVDQYLGVPYAAPPVGEKRFMPPEPPPSWSGIRNATHFSPVCPQNIHNAVPEIMLPIWFTSNLDIVATYIQDPNEDCLYLNIYIPTEDDIRDSGAKPVMVYIHGGSYMEGTGNMIDGSVLASYGNVIVITLNYRVGVLGFLSTGDQAAKGNYGLLDQIQALRWVSENIAFFGGDPLRITVFGSGIGASCVSLLTLSHHSEGLFQRAIIQSGSALSSWAVNYQPVKYTSMLADKVGCNVLDTVDMVDCLRQKSAKELVEQDIQPARYHVAFGPVIDGDVIPDDPEILMEQGEFLNYDIMLGVNQGEGLKFVEGVVDPEDGVSGSDFDYSVSNFVDNLYGYPEGKDTLRETIKFMYTDWADRDNPETRRKTLVALFTDHQWVEPSVVTADLHARYGSPTYFYAFYHHCQSLMKPAWSDAAHGDEVPYVFGIPMIGPTDLFPCNFSKNDVMLSAVVMTYWTNFAKTGDPNKPVPQDTKFIHTKANRFEEVAWSKYNPRDQLYLHIGLKPRVRDHYRATKVAFWKHLVPHLYNLHDMFHYTSTTTKVPPPDTTQNSHITRRPNGKIWTTKRPAISPAYNSENGKEKWSPEQEAGTLLESPRDYSTELSVTIAVGASLLFLNVLAFAALYYRKDKRRQDTHQQPSPQRGAANDVAHAPDEEMPSLQVSQGHHECEAVPPHDALRLAALPDYTLTLRRSPDDIPLMTPNTITMIPNSLVGLQTLHPYNTFTAGFNSTGLPHSHSTTRV; encoded by the exons ATGTGGCTGATACTCTGGAGAAGCCCTCTCTTGCCCCCTGTTCTCCAAGTGCCTGAGCTGGTGGCCAGCTGGGACCTGCGTCTTGCACTCTGGGTCCTGAGCTTCGCCTCGGCAGTTGTGCGGATGGAGGGCCAGGTCTACTCACCGACTGTCAACACGCACTATGGGAAGTTACGGGGGGTCCGTGTGCCACTGCCCAGCGAGATCCTGGGGCCCGTGGACCAGTACCTGGGGGTGCCTTACGCTGCCCCTCCCGTCGGGGAGAAGAGATTCATGCCTCCCGAGCCACCGCCGTCCTGGTCGGGCATCAGGAACGCTACCCACTTCTCGCCGGTCTGCCCGCAGAACATCCACAATGCCGTTCCTGAGATCATGCTGCCCATCTGGTTTACCTCCAATTTGGATATCGTGGCCACGTACATCCAGGACCCCAACGAGGACTGTCTGTACCTCAACATCTACATCCCCACAGAGGATG ACATCCGGGACAGCGGGGCCAAGCCAGTGATGGTGTATATCCACGGTGGTTCATACATGGAGGGCACAGGGAACATGATAGACGGCAGCGTCCTGGCTAGCTACGGGAACGTGATTGTCATCACCCTGAACTACCGCGTTGGAGTGCTCG GATTCCTGAGCACAGGGGACCAGGCTGCCAAGGGCAATTATGGGCTGCTGGACCAGATACAGGCCCTGCGCTGGGTCAGCGAGAACATCGCCTTCTTTGGGGGAGATCCCTTGCGGATCACCGTCTTCGGCTCTGGCATCGGTGCCTCCTGCGTCAGCCTGCTTACCCTCTCTCACCACTCTGAAG GTCTCTTCCAGAGAGCCATCATCCAGAGCGGCTCTGCGCTCTCCAGCTGGGCGGTGAACTACCAGCCTGTGAAGTACACCAGCATGCTGGCCGACAAGGTGGGCTGCAATGTGTTGGACACAGTGGACATGGTGGACTGCCTGCGGCAGAAGAGTGCTAAGGAGCTGGTGGAGCAAGACATCCAGCCGGCTCGTTACCATGTGGCCTTTGGGCCGGTAATTGATGGGGATGTGATCCCGGATGACCCAGAGATCCTGATGGAGCAGGGCGAGTTCCTCAACTACGATATCATGCTGGGGGTCAACCAGGGCGAGGGGCTGAAATTCGTGGAGGGCGTGGTGGACCCTGAGGACGGCGTCTCGGGCAGTGACTTTGACTACTCAGTCTCCAACTTTGTAGATAACCTGTACGGCTACCCCGAGGGCAAGGACACCTTGCGGGAGACCATCAAGTTCATGTACACGGACTGGGCTGACAGGGACAACCCCGAGACACGCCGCAAGACTCTGGTGGCCCTCTTCACTGACCACCAGTGGGTAGAGCCGTCGGTGGTGACGGCTGACCTGCACGCCCGCTATGGCTCTCCCACCTACTTCTATGCCTTCTACCACCACTGCCAGAGCCTGATGAAGCCTGCGTGGTCCGACGCGGCCCACGGGGACGAGGTGCCTTACGTGTTCGGGATCCCGATGATTGGCCCCACAGACCTCTTTCCCTGCAACTTCTCCAAGaatgatgtcatgctcagcgCTGTGGTGATGACCTACTGGACCAACTTTGCCAAGACAGG GGACCCCAACAAGCCTGTCCCCCAGGACACCAAGTTCATCCACACCAAGGCCAACCGGTTTGAGGAGGTGGCCTGGTCCAAGTACAACCCCCGTGACCAGCTGTACCTGCACATCGGGCTGAAGCCACGGGTACGTGACCACTACCGGGCCACCAAGGTGGCTTTCTGGAAGCACCTGGTCCCTCACCTGTACAACCTGCACGACATGTTCCACTacacctccaccaccaccaaagtGCCGCCGCCTGACACCACGCAGAACTCCCACATTACCCGCCGGCCCAATGGCAAGATCTGGACCACCAAGCGCCCCGCCATCTCACCTGCCTACAACAGTGAGAACGGGAAGGAGAAGTGGAGCCCGGAGCAGGAGGCGGGCACCCTGCTGGAGAGCCCTCGTGATTACTCCACCGAGCTGAGTGTCACCATTGCTGTGGgtgcctccctcctcttcctcaacGTGCTGGCCTTTGCTGCTCTCTACTACCGCAAGGACAAGCGCCGGCAGGACACGCACCAGCAGCCTAGCCCCCAGCGCGGTGCCGCCAACGACGTTGCCCACGCGCCCGATGAGGAGATGCCCTCCTTGCAGGTGAGCCAGGGGCACCACGAGTGTGAGGCTGTGCCGC